The Streptomyces sp. NL15-2K genome contains a region encoding:
- a CDS encoding agmatinase family protein: MTENEAEEVWRIPIDRSQAPSREPGPIDLRRNFLQAAYSGIPTFMGVPVCLDQEDLRAGGVDVAVFGVPLDSSSGHRGAAYGPRALRSDERYLFNTPELMINPSTRVSPFDQLKVVDYGDAAVDIFSVEKSLPSIAATVREVAETGAVPVILGGDHSLMIASVGALADMYGPDKVGVVHFDAHPDCHEHIFGHRVTHGTPIWRLIEERRIPGRNFVQVGLRTPTGPDDSLFNWMRRNGLRTHFMVEIDRLGFPAVLDKVVEEILDGPEFVYLSLDIDVLDPAFAPGTGTPEPGGLTPRELFPAFRRICAETNVIGMDVVEIAPHLDPGYSTTMNARRAIFEGLTGLAMKKAGMVSPDYVNPIASGQLKFPLT, encoded by the coding sequence GTGACGGAAAACGAGGCCGAAGAGGTTTGGCGAATACCGATCGACCGCTCTCAGGCCCCGTCCCGCGAGCCCGGACCGATCGACCTGCGGCGCAACTTCCTTCAGGCGGCCTACAGCGGCATCCCGACCTTCATGGGGGTTCCGGTCTGCCTCGACCAGGAGGACCTGCGTGCCGGGGGCGTCGACGTCGCGGTGTTCGGTGTGCCGCTGGACTCCTCGTCCGGCCACCGGGGCGCCGCCTACGGCCCGCGGGCGCTGCGCTCCGACGAGCGCTACCTGTTCAACACTCCCGAACTCATGATCAACCCCAGCACCCGGGTAAGCCCCTTCGACCAGCTCAAGGTGGTCGACTACGGGGACGCGGCGGTCGACATCTTCAGCGTCGAGAAGTCGCTGCCGTCCATCGCCGCGACCGTCCGCGAGGTCGCGGAGACCGGGGCCGTGCCGGTGATCCTGGGCGGCGACCACTCGCTGATGATCGCAAGCGTCGGCGCGCTGGCCGACATGTACGGACCGGACAAGGTGGGCGTGGTCCACTTCGACGCCCACCCGGACTGCCACGAGCACATCTTCGGCCACCGGGTCACCCACGGCACCCCGATCTGGCGGCTGATCGAGGAGAGGCGGATCCCGGGCAGGAACTTCGTGCAGGTGGGGCTGCGCACGCCGACCGGTCCCGACGACTCGCTGTTCAACTGGATGCGCCGTAACGGCCTGCGGACCCACTTCATGGTGGAGATCGACCGGCTGGGCTTCCCCGCGGTGCTCGACAAGGTCGTCGAGGAGATCCTCGACGGGCCCGAGTTCGTCTACCTGTCGCTCGACATCGACGTCCTCGACCCCGCTTTCGCCCCCGGCACCGGCACGCCGGAGCCGGGCGGACTGACCCCGCGCGAGCTGTTCCCGGCATTCCGGCGGATCTGCGCGGAGACCAACGTCATCGGGATGGACGTGGTGGAGATCGCACCGCACCTGGACCCCGGCTACTCGACCACGATGAACGCCCGCCGGGCCATCTTCGAGGGCCTGACCGGCCTGGCGATGAAGAAGGCGGGCATGGTCAGCCCGGACTACGTCAACCCGATCGCCTCCGGCCAGCTGAAGTTCCCGCTGACCTGA
- a CDS encoding IS4 family transposase, with protein sequence MVDEALFWAGGVQARVRDLPSRVVVYLLLAGCLFPGLGWRQVWQRLVAGLEGIPVASPTGGALLQARRRVGAAPLKWLLDLLRGPAAGIGTPGVWWRGLLVCAVDGTLTAVPDSEANLSVFTKHRCNNGGAGYPALRLLVLVSCGTRTLMDAVFGPTSDGETVDAPRLLHSLREGVIVLLDRNFTAQALVAAVTSTGAQVLGRVKNSRRLPCLRRLPDGSFLPMCGTVPVRVIDCEITHPTATGRSITSYRLITTLTGHHTHPAADLITLYHQRWEIETACLEIKST encoded by the coding sequence ATGGTCGATGAGGCACTGTTCTGGGCCGGCGGGGTGCAGGCACGGGTGCGGGATCTGCCGTCCCGGGTCGTGGTGTATCTGCTGCTGGCGGGGTGTCTGTTCCCGGGGCTGGGGTGGCGGCAGGTGTGGCAGCGGCTGGTCGCGGGGCTGGAGGGGATCCCGGTTGCCTCTCCCACCGGCGGTGCGTTGTTGCAGGCCCGCAGGCGGGTGGGGGCGGCGCCGCTTAAGTGGCTGCTCGATCTGCTGCGCGGCCCGGCCGCGGGCATCGGCACTCCCGGCGTGTGGTGGCGGGGGCTGCTGGTCTGCGCGGTCGACGGCACGCTGACGGCGGTGCCCGACAGCGAAGCGAATCTGAGCGTGTTCACCAAGCACCGCTGCAACAACGGCGGCGCCGGGTATCCGGCGCTGCGGCTACTGGTCCTGGTCTCCTGCGGCACCCGCACCCTGATGGACGCGGTGTTCGGGCCGACCAGCGACGGTGAGACGGTCGACGCCCCGCGCCTGCTGCACAGCCTGCGCGAGGGCGTGATCGTCCTGCTGGACCGCAACTTCACCGCCCAGGCGCTCGTGGCCGCCGTCACCTCGACCGGCGCGCAGGTGCTGGGCCGGGTGAAGAACAGCCGCCGCCTGCCCTGCCTGCGCCGCCTTCCCGACGGCTCCTTCCTGCCGATGTGCGGCACGGTCCCCGTCCGCGTCATCGACTGCGAGATCACCCATCCCACCGCCACGGGCCGCAGCATCACCAGCTACCGCCTGATCACCACCCTGACCGGCCACCACACCCACCCGGCCGCCGACCTGATCACGCTCTACCACCAGCGGTGGGAGATCGAGACCGCCTGCCTGGAGATCAAGTCCACCTGA
- a CDS encoding ACP S-malonyltransferase yields MTAAIVFPALSPVRRTELGTFLMIHPFARRRLAEANDALGYHLADALADAPPDDYAEPVQIAVLVACLALAEWAEQRLGAAPKYVVGPSFGERAALAYTGALPFADTVRLVDEIARVERRYFATEHRDVVTHSFVRVPAERLDALLAGLEWHDISGRLDADFHMVTLREAELDGFKAAISEAGGYSLYTMRPPAHAPAFIGIRAQMEQVYAGYALSAPRLPIVSYQDGAVLTDPQELRAGLLDGFVRPIRWADTVRSLRELGVDRLWVTGPDTMFSRLRTTTENFDIELCDLRRILLRPRRLDAGSA; encoded by the coding sequence GTGACCGCCGCGATCGTCTTCCCGGCGCTCTCGCCCGTCCGCCGCACGGAACTCGGCACGTTCCTGATGATCCATCCGTTCGCACGCCGACGGCTCGCCGAGGCCAACGACGCGCTCGGCTACCACCTCGCCGACGCGCTGGCCGACGCGCCGCCCGACGACTACGCCGAGCCGGTGCAGATCGCGGTGCTCGTCGCGTGCCTGGCGCTGGCCGAGTGGGCCGAGCAGCGGCTCGGCGCCGCCCCGAAGTACGTCGTCGGCCCGAGCTTCGGGGAGCGCGCCGCGCTGGCCTACACCGGCGCGCTGCCCTTCGCCGACACGGTCCGGCTGGTGGACGAGATCGCCCGGGTCGAGCGGCGCTACTTCGCCACCGAGCATCGCGACGTCGTCACCCACTCGTTCGTCCGGGTGCCCGCGGAGCGCCTGGACGCGCTGCTGGCCGGACTGGAGTGGCACGACATCTCCGGCCGGCTGGACGCCGACTTCCACATGGTGACGCTGCGCGAGGCGGAGCTGGACGGCTTCAAGGCGGCGATCAGCGAGGCCGGCGGGTACTCGCTCTACACCATGCGCCCGCCCGCGCACGCGCCCGCGTTCATCGGCATCCGCGCACAGATGGAGCAGGTGTACGCCGGCTACGCCCTGTCGGCGCCCCGGCTTCCGATCGTCTCGTACCAGGACGGCGCGGTGCTGACCGACCCGCAGGAGCTGCGGGCGGGCCTGCTCGACGGTTTCGTCCGCCCGATCCGCTGGGCCGACACCGTCCGGTCACTGCGCGAGCTGGGCGTCGACCGGCTCTGGGTCACCGGCCCGGACACGATGTTCTCCCGGCTGCGCACCACGACCGAGAACTTCGACATCGAACTCTGCGACCTCCGCCGCATCCTGCTCCGCCCCCGCAGACTCGACGCCGGGTCCGCGTGA
- a CDS encoding ABC transporter permease, whose protein sequence is MTTVTSEAPASTPRAVREPPVWRLCLARAGVELRQFFRERTAVVFTFALPVVLLIMLGSIFDKQISESGIPASQLLVAGMIASGIGSTCFVNLATSITSDREDGTLKRLRGVPMPPIAYFVGKVILVLVTAVAEVAVILAVGAIFYDLPLPTDADRWATFAWVFLVGVTGCALLGTAMSSVPRSVRGAAPIVNLPYLVLQFVSGIYIVPITTLPGGLQQLGAVFPLKWMAQGFRSVFLPDSAADMEVAGTWEHGRVALILAAWCLAGLVLCLTTFRWQGRKDG, encoded by the coding sequence ATGACCACGGTGACCAGCGAAGCCCCGGCATCGACCCCGCGCGCGGTGAGGGAGCCGCCGGTCTGGCGCCTGTGCCTGGCCCGCGCCGGGGTCGAGCTGCGCCAGTTCTTCCGCGAGCGCACCGCCGTGGTCTTCACCTTCGCGCTGCCGGTCGTGCTGCTGATCATGCTGGGTTCGATCTTCGACAAGCAGATCAGCGAATCCGGCATCCCGGCCAGCCAGTTGCTGGTCGCCGGCATGATCGCCAGCGGGATCGGCTCGACCTGCTTCGTCAACCTCGCCACCAGCATCACCAGCGACCGGGAGGACGGCACCCTCAAGCGGCTGCGGGGCGTTCCGATGCCGCCGATCGCCTACTTCGTCGGGAAGGTCATCCTGGTCCTGGTGACCGCGGTGGCCGAGGTGGCGGTCATCCTCGCCGTCGGCGCGATCTTCTACGACCTGCCGCTGCCCACCGACGCCGATCGCTGGGCGACCTTCGCCTGGGTCTTCCTGGTGGGGGTGACCGGGTGCGCGCTGCTGGGCACCGCGATGAGCAGCGTCCCGCGATCAGTGCGCGGCGCGGCCCCCATCGTCAACCTGCCGTACCTCGTCCTGCAGTTCGTGTCGGGCATCTACATCGTGCCGATCACCACACTTCCCGGGGGGTTGCAGCAACTCGGCGCCGTGTTCCCGCTGAAGTGGATGGCACAGGGCTTCCGTTCGGTGTTCCTCCCCGACTCGGCGGCGGACATGGAAGTGGCCGGTACGTGGGAACACGGCCGCGTCGCGCTGATCCTGGCGGCATGGTGCCTCGCCGGCCTGGTCCTGTGCCTGACGACGTTCCGCTGGCAGGGACGTAAGGACGGCTGA
- a CDS encoding ISL3 family transposase, producing the protein MANHRPLHLYEGREGEDLAAWLRDHPEVKVICRDRSSGYAEGARIGAPQAEQVADRYHLWANLGQAVEKTVNGHRSRLAEPPSEPADTPDEPQVVQLPTELKIVTRLREQHAAAHELWQQGMSKAGIGRKLGLHQATVRKLVNAPSADDVVAKSLQRALVVDPYVGYLHRRWNEGVRNATQLYHEIQEQGYPGGELAVQRHLRQYRTGRGHAPDPGPKPPSVREVTSWIMTHPEHLRDEDAGKLHRLRERDPELDRLTLHVRKFAVMMTARHGDRLEDWITEVERDSLAPLAGFARNLRRDFDAVRNGLSLPHSSGAVEGNINRLKMLKRQMFGRASLDLLRKRVLLAR; encoded by the coding sequence ATGGCCAATCACCGTCCACTGCATCTCTACGAGGGGCGCGAGGGTGAAGACCTCGCCGCATGGCTCCGCGACCACCCCGAGGTAAAGGTGATCTGCCGGGACCGGTCCAGCGGTTACGCGGAGGGCGCACGCATCGGAGCGCCGCAGGCCGAGCAGGTCGCTGATCGCTACCATCTGTGGGCTAATCTCGGACAGGCGGTCGAGAAGACAGTGAACGGTCATCGCTCCCGTCTGGCCGAACCGCCTTCGGAACCCGCAGACACCCCCGACGAACCGCAGGTAGTCCAGCTGCCGACAGAGCTGAAGATCGTGACTCGGCTCCGTGAACAACATGCTGCCGCCCACGAGTTGTGGCAGCAGGGGATGTCGAAGGCGGGGATCGGGCGGAAACTCGGACTGCACCAGGCCACCGTCCGCAAACTGGTTAACGCCCCCTCCGCGGACGACGTCGTCGCCAAAAGCCTGCAGCGGGCGCTTGTCGTCGACCCGTATGTCGGCTACCTGCACCGGCGCTGGAACGAGGGCGTCAGAAACGCCACCCAGCTCTACCACGAGATTCAGGAACAGGGCTATCCCGGAGGCGAGTTGGCCGTCCAACGTCATCTGCGGCAGTACCGCACCGGGCGCGGGCACGCACCCGATCCGGGGCCGAAGCCTCCGTCGGTCCGCGAGGTCACCTCATGGATCATGACTCACCCCGAACACCTGCGGGACGAGGACGCCGGCAAGCTTCACCGGCTGCGTGAACGCGATCCCGAGCTGGACCGGCTCACTCTTCACGTCAGGAAGTTCGCCGTCATGATGACCGCACGCCACGGCGACCGCCTCGAGGACTGGATCACCGAGGTCGAACGAGACTCCCTCGCCCCACTCGCGGGCTTCGCCCGCAACCTCCGCCGCGACTTCGACGCCGTCCGCAACGGACTGTCCCTTCCCCATAGTTCCGGCGCCGTCGAAGGCAACATCAACCGACTGAAGATGCTGAAACGGCAGATGTTCGGCCGGGCCAGCCTCGATCTCCTTCGCAAACGCGTCCTGCTCGCGCGATGA
- a CDS encoding integrase core domain-containing protein has protein sequence MNAHVERFIRSVRAECTDRMLIYNEQHARSVLAEYAEHYNSGRPHRALHLRAPADDPDVIPFPAQHIQRHDVLSGLIHKYRDTA, from the coding sequence ATGAACGCCCACGTGGAGAGGTTCATCCGCAGCGTGCGGGCCGAGTGCACCGACCGGATGCTGATCTACAACGAGCAACACGCACGGAGTGTCCTCGCCGAATACGCCGAGCACTACAACTCCGGAAGGCCGCACCGGGCCCTGCACCTTCGCGCACCAGCCGACGATCCGGACGTCATCCCCTTCCCCGCCCAACACATCCAGCGCCACGACGTCCTCAGCGGACTCATCCACAAGTACCGCGACACAGCCTGA
- a CDS encoding class I adenylate-forming enzyme family protein, translating to MSATVFAPDSAQPLAELERSAVGVAEVLADLGVHPGTRVLFKADNSTAWVTVLLGLAHAGASIVLVDHQDKAEETTRIHRLTRAALSIVDDDATPPTEGETAHVYQLLAAAASRPSPVPAGPLDLDVWRGLPDGLIMWSSGSTGTPKGVVKTGARFLKNLERNATQIGHRPDDVLMPLLPFSHQYGLSMVLIAWLVRCSLVVAPYRRPDRALRLARHTGATVLDATPATYRSIWNLVTRRADPLADLRSVRLFCSGAAPLGPTLVDRYVDLCGKPLLDSYGSTELGNISFATEDNPVATGRPVEGMGVRIVDEAGAVVGPDEIGEIEVDSPDLMEGYLDPDGNLAPAEQGWRRTGDFGRMDAHGNLFVIGRKLAVHRMGYTLYPERIEARMAEAGCSAKVIAVPDDRRGSSLVFFVEDEAGGDVASWREKICAVLPAYEQPNRVIVMDRLPLNRNGKPDRKALEEQAARSIVDKPLAWAPAELSL from the coding sequence ATGAGCGCCACTGTGTTCGCACCCGACTCCGCCCAGCCCCTGGCCGAACTGGAGCGGTCGGCCGTCGGCGTCGCCGAGGTCCTGGCCGACCTGGGAGTCCACCCGGGCACCCGTGTGCTGTTCAAGGCGGACAACTCGACCGCCTGGGTCACGGTGCTCCTCGGCCTCGCCCACGCCGGCGCGTCCATCGTGCTCGTCGACCACCAGGACAAGGCCGAGGAGACCACCCGCATCCACCGGCTGACCCGGGCCGCGCTGTCGATCGTGGACGACGACGCGACCCCGCCGACCGAGGGCGAGACCGCCCACGTCTACCAGCTGCTGGCCGCCGCGGCGTCCCGGCCCTCACCCGTGCCGGCCGGCCCGCTGGACCTGGATGTCTGGCGCGGGCTCCCGGACGGGCTGATCATGTGGTCGTCCGGATCGACCGGCACCCCGAAAGGGGTGGTGAAGACCGGCGCGCGGTTCCTGAAGAACCTGGAGCGCAATGCCACCCAGATCGGGCACCGCCCGGACGACGTACTGATGCCCCTGCTGCCTTTCTCCCACCAGTACGGGCTGTCCATGGTGCTCATCGCCTGGCTGGTGCGGTGTTCCCTGGTGGTCGCTCCGTACCGCCGGCCCGACCGGGCGCTGCGCCTGGCGAGACACACCGGCGCCACCGTGCTCGACGCGACCCCCGCGACGTACCGCAGCATCTGGAACCTGGTCACCCGGCGTGCCGACCCGCTGGCCGACCTGCGCAGCGTGCGGCTGTTCTGCAGCGGGGCCGCCCCGCTGGGCCCCACCCTGGTCGACCGGTACGTCGACCTGTGCGGCAAGCCCCTGCTGGACAGTTACGGCAGCACGGAGCTGGGCAACATCTCCTTCGCGACCGAGGACAACCCCGTGGCCACCGGTCGGCCGGTCGAGGGAATGGGCGTACGGATCGTCGACGAGGCGGGCGCGGTGGTCGGCCCGGACGAGATCGGCGAGATCGAGGTCGACTCGCCGGACCTCATGGAGGGCTACCTCGACCCGGACGGGAACCTGGCCCCGGCCGAGCAGGGCTGGCGGCGTACCGGCGACTTCGGCCGGATGGACGCTCACGGCAACCTGTTCGTCATCGGTCGCAAGCTGGCCGTGCACCGGATGGGCTACACGCTCTACCCCGAGCGGATCGAGGCACGGATGGCGGAGGCCGGCTGTTCGGCGAAGGTGATCGCGGTCCCGGACGACCGGCGCGGCAGCTCGCTGGTGTTCTTCGTCGAGGACGAGGCCGGTGGGGACGTGGCGTCCTGGCGGGAGAAGATCTGCGCCGTACTGCCGGCCTACGAGCAGCCAAACCGGGTCATCGTCATGGACCGCCTGCCGCTCAACCGCAACGGCAAACCCGACCGGAAGGCGCTGGAGGAGCAGGCGGCCCGGTCGATCGTCGACAAGCCGCTCGCCTGGGCGCCGGCCGAGCTGTCCCTGTGA
- a CDS encoding ABC transporter ATP-binding protein, producing the protein MTDAVRVHGLCKNYHGAPAVDGVDLDVAHGEIFALLGPNGAGKTTTVEILEGFRKRDAGDVRVLGEDPQRAPRSWRYGIGLVLQNASDMADMTVVETVRHFAVYYPDPRPVDEVIDMVGLTEKAGKKVRTLSGGQRRRVDVAIGVVGRPRLLFLDEPTTGFDPEARRQFWALIRRLSEQDATTILLTTHYLDEAEALAHRVGVISAGRILAVDTPADLGGRASAEATVRWVEDGEPRQLRTSDPTSATLELATRFGGPIPGLTISRPSLEDVYLDMIGSPR; encoded by the coding sequence GTGACAGATGCGGTGCGAGTACACGGCCTGTGCAAGAACTACCACGGGGCTCCCGCAGTCGACGGTGTCGACTTGGACGTCGCCCATGGCGAGATCTTCGCGCTGCTGGGCCCCAACGGAGCCGGCAAGACCACGACCGTCGAGATACTGGAGGGCTTCCGCAAACGCGACGCCGGTGACGTCCGGGTTCTCGGTGAGGACCCACAGCGGGCGCCCCGGAGCTGGCGGTACGGCATCGGCCTGGTGTTGCAGAACGCCTCGGACATGGCCGACATGACCGTCGTGGAGACCGTGCGGCATTTCGCGGTCTACTACCCCGACCCCCGCCCGGTCGACGAGGTGATCGACATGGTTGGCCTGACCGAGAAGGCCGGCAAGAAGGTACGGACGCTCTCCGGCGGCCAGCGGCGCCGGGTCGACGTCGCGATCGGCGTGGTCGGGCGGCCCCGGCTGCTGTTTCTGGACGAGCCGACGACCGGGTTCGACCCGGAGGCCCGCCGCCAGTTCTGGGCGCTGATCCGTCGGCTCTCGGAACAGGACGCAACCACGATCCTGCTGACCACCCACTATCTGGACGAAGCCGAAGCACTGGCGCACAGGGTGGGCGTGATTTCCGCCGGACGCATCCTCGCCGTCGACACCCCGGCCGACCTGGGCGGCCGCGCGTCGGCCGAGGCCACGGTGCGCTGGGTCGAGGACGGCGAGCCCCGACAACTGCGCACCTCGGACCCCACCTCGGCCACGCTCGAGCTGGCCACCCGGTTCGGCGGCCCGATCCCCGGGCTGACCATCTCCCGGCCGTCCCTGGAAGACGTCTACCTCGACATGATCGGAAGCCCGAGATGA
- a CDS encoding LuxR family transcriptional regulator, producing the protein MGRQEQIAGCTTALAECQAGSGRLLTITGPLASGKTTLLCTFAEQAAAAGFHVLRGTGARTERDLPLGLVNQFCDDLPFTIDQAVKVKLVHAVHGSSTLHGLGSMVHGWLLESMLHDASAALMTAGERTPVLIAVDDLHHADSLSMYCLLYLARRIRTARILVAVTGSDLVQPTDPRLYAELMELASGNELTLPLFSRDEVRELLAEALGEQPAGTLVDACMRASGGNPLLTRELIADLGNTGGPPGLDRDGHVLLGRAYTSAIRRCVERVDPVIRRVLEAGALFDKGPPAGPLTLARLAEVDTAAASRALSGLQSAGLVSDGWIPHPRARQTVLDQLPSSALTDLHVRAARLLYEEGSAPLPVALHLLAAGRTPDWAGPVLDAAAEGLLATGDSELAVRVLRLAHDGAADDAERVAFKVALLRAEWRTSPAWAGHRLGQLVAAARGGRLSVTALVTTAHCLLWLGRTAEAVEVIDGLAALDADEKESAEIRFLTVWARFSHPGLLGEEPVDPRAPRRRAEGAASVWDALAYALETTMVKGPNSAAVVTAEQALPRFPLRSGAMAAFAAALTILICADHLETAALWADRMLAKFGERGARSWQGVLTAIRADIAYRSGQVADAQCYAEAALGMMSRDSWATVLGVPLGTVVLAYTTRGQLAEARRELDQPVPESMFQTVWGLYYLRARGSYYLATGRAEAALNDFSTCGDLMACWNLDLPALVPWRIHAAHAHVALGQPEHARALAESQLTQLGPEPNRTKAAALRVLAAVAPLAQRPTLLREAAEILRACGDRLELAHTLADLSQAQRSLGDLHRARITLRRACDLATECQADALRRRLLPEVDDEVLDAADEMVTEAFNSLSDAERRVAALAAQGSTNRQIANKLFVTVSTVEQHLTKVYRKLNVTRRTDLLAKLGSRVVNVA; encoded by the coding sequence ATGGGACGGCAGGAGCAGATCGCCGGCTGCACGACCGCGCTCGCGGAGTGCCAAGCCGGAAGCGGCCGACTACTGACGATTACCGGCCCGCTGGCCAGCGGGAAGACCACACTGCTGTGTACGTTCGCCGAGCAAGCCGCCGCAGCGGGGTTCCACGTGCTGCGGGGCACCGGCGCCCGGACCGAGCGGGACTTGCCGCTCGGCCTGGTGAACCAGTTCTGCGACGACCTTCCGTTCACGATCGACCAGGCCGTCAAGGTCAAGCTGGTCCACGCGGTGCACGGCTCCTCCACACTCCACGGCCTGGGATCGATGGTCCACGGCTGGCTGCTGGAGAGTATGCTGCACGACGCGTCCGCCGCCCTGATGACCGCCGGCGAGCGGACGCCGGTCCTCATCGCGGTCGACGACCTGCACCACGCCGACTCCCTCTCCATGTACTGCCTGCTCTACCTGGCCCGGCGCATCCGCACCGCACGGATCCTGGTGGCGGTCACCGGCAGCGACCTGGTGCAGCCGACCGATCCGCGGCTGTACGCCGAGCTGATGGAACTGGCGTCCGGCAACGAACTCACCCTGCCGCTGTTCTCCCGTGACGAAGTCCGCGAACTGCTCGCCGAAGCCCTGGGCGAGCAGCCGGCAGGCACGCTGGTGGACGCCTGCATGCGGGCGTCCGGGGGCAACCCGCTGCTGACCCGGGAGCTGATCGCGGACCTGGGGAACACCGGTGGGCCGCCCGGCCTGGACCGGGACGGGCACGTCCTGCTCGGCCGCGCCTACACCTCCGCGATCCGCCGATGTGTGGAGAGAGTCGACCCGGTGATAAGACGGGTCCTGGAGGCTGGCGCACTGTTCGACAAAGGCCCGCCCGCCGGCCCGCTCACACTCGCCCGACTGGCCGAGGTCGACACCGCGGCGGCCAGCCGGGCGTTGTCCGGTCTGCAGAGCGCCGGCCTGGTCAGCGACGGCTGGATTCCGCACCCGCGGGCCCGCCAGACCGTGCTCGACCAGCTGCCCTCCTCGGCCCTGACCGACCTGCACGTGCGGGCGGCCCGGCTGCTCTACGAGGAAGGCTCGGCACCGCTTCCGGTCGCCCTGCATCTCCTCGCTGCCGGGCGGACACCGGACTGGGCGGGCCCGGTACTCGATGCCGCGGCCGAGGGGCTGCTCGCCACCGGGGACAGCGAGCTGGCCGTCCGTGTGCTGCGGCTGGCGCACGATGGTGCCGCGGATGACGCGGAGCGGGTCGCGTTCAAGGTCGCGTTGCTCCGGGCGGAGTGGCGCACCTCCCCTGCCTGGGCCGGACACCGGCTGGGGCAACTCGTGGCCGCCGCGCGGGGCGGTCGGCTGAGCGTGACCGCGCTCGTGACCACCGCGCACTGCCTCCTCTGGCTGGGGCGTACGGCCGAGGCCGTCGAGGTGATCGACGGGCTCGCGGCGCTGGACGCCGACGAGAAGGAGAGCGCCGAGATCCGGTTTCTCACCGTGTGGGCCCGGTTCAGCCACCCCGGCCTGCTCGGTGAGGAGCCGGTGGACCCCCGGGCGCCCCGCCGCCGCGCCGAGGGGGCAGCCAGCGTGTGGGACGCCCTGGCGTACGCCTTGGAGACCACGATGGTCAAGGGGCCCAACAGCGCGGCCGTGGTCACGGCCGAGCAGGCCCTGCCGCGCTTTCCGCTGCGCAGCGGTGCGATGGCCGCGTTCGCCGCGGCGCTGACCATCCTCATCTGCGCCGACCACCTCGAGACCGCGGCCCTGTGGGCCGACCGCATGCTGGCCAAGTTCGGCGAGCGCGGCGCGCGGTCCTGGCAGGGCGTGCTCACGGCGATACGCGCCGACATCGCGTACCGCTCCGGCCAAGTGGCCGACGCGCAGTGCTACGCGGAGGCCGCGCTCGGGATGATGTCCCGCGACAGCTGGGCGACCGTACTCGGCGTTCCGCTGGGCACCGTGGTGCTGGCGTACACCACGCGCGGCCAGCTGGCCGAGGCTCGCCGGGAGCTCGATCAGCCGGTGCCGGAGTCGATGTTCCAGACGGTCTGGGGCCTGTACTACCTGCGGGCGCGCGGCAGCTACTACCTGGCGACCGGCCGTGCGGAGGCCGCTTTGAACGACTTCTCCACGTGCGGCGACCTGATGGCCTGCTGGAACCTCGACCTGCCCGCACTCGTCCCCTGGCGCATCCACGCGGCCCACGCCCATGTGGCGCTCGGTCAGCCCGAGCACGCCCGCGCGCTGGCCGAGTCCCAGCTCACGCAGCTGGGACCGGAGCCGAACCGGACCAAGGCGGCCGCGCTGCGCGTGCTGGCCGCGGTCGCCCCGCTCGCGCAGCGTCCCACGCTGCTGCGCGAGGCCGCCGAGATACTCCGCGCCTGCGGAGACCGCCTGGAGCTGGCCCATACGCTGGCCGACCTGAGCCAGGCGCAGCGCTCGCTCGGCGACCTGCACCGGGCCCGGATCACCCTTCGGCGGGCCTGCGACCTGGCCACCGAATGCCAGGCCGACGCGCTGCGTCGCAGGCTGCTCCCGGAAGTCGACGACGAGGTGCTGGACGCGGCCGACGAGATGGTCACGGAGGCTTTCAACTCGCTCAGCGACGCCGAGCGGAGAGTTGCCGCGCTGGCCGCCCAGGGCAGCACCAACCGGCAGATCGCCAACAAGCTGTTCGTCACGGTGAGCACCGTCGAGCAGCACCTGACCAAGGTCTACCGCAAGCTCAACGTGACCCGGCGGACCGACCTCCTGGCCAAGCTCGGGTCGCGGGTCGTCAACGTCGCGTGA